The Arachis hypogaea cultivar Tifrunner chromosome 19, arahy.Tifrunner.gnm2.J5K5, whole genome shotgun sequence genome has a window encoding:
- the LOC112776650 gene encoding peroxidase 5, protein MVNAERMHVIMLSKKLLVLLVVLSVSSSLTSASLTVGFYKRTCPHAEAIVRSAVNKAISLNEGIAPALIRMHFHDCFVRGCDGSVLLESTPGNPAERDHPANNPSLRGFHVIEEAKAQIESLCPETVSCADILAFAARDSAYKSGDINYAVPAGRRDGRVSISQEVTENLPAPTFNADQLITNFARKGLSADELVTLSGAHSIGVSHCSSFSNRLYTPLPQDPPMDSEFSSLLKTKCPSNVNGDGGFDPTVVIDAFTPKRLDNKYYKGLMKQRGLLSSDQALLSSESTSEMVVSNAKHGLHWSVKFAKAMVRMGSIDVLTGEQGEIRRHCSLVN, encoded by the exons ATGGTTAATGCTGAACGCATGCATGTAATAATGCTTTCTAAGAAGCTGTTGGTTCTATTAGTGGTTCTCTCAGTTTCATCGTCATTGACTTCAGCATCTTTGACTGTGGGTTTCTATAAAAGAACATGTCCACATGCTGAGGCAATTGTGAGAAGCGCTGTGAACAAAGCCATTTCCCTTAACGAAGGAATTGCTCCTGCCTTGATTAGAATGCACTTTCATGATTGCTTTGTCAGG GGTTGTGATGGTTCTGTATTACTAGAATCCACTCCTGGAAACCCAGCTGAGAGAGACCACCCGGCCAACAACCCAAGTCTACGTGGCTTCCACGTCATCGAAGAAGCTAAGGCCCAAATAGAGTCCCTGTGCCCTGAAACGGTGTCGTGCGCAGACATTCTTGCCTTCGCCGCACGCGACAGCGCTTACAAATCCGGCGACATTAACTACGCCGTACCGGCAGGCCGCAGAGACGGGCGAGTCTCCATCAGCCAAGAAGTAACAGAAAACTTGCCTGCACCAACCTTCAACGCCGACCAACTCATAACCAACTTCGCAAGAAAAGGCTTGTCCGCTGATGAACTCGTTACTCTCTCGGGAGCGCATTCCATTGGTGTATCTCATTGTTCTTCATTCTCCAACCGCTTATATACACCCTTGCCTCAAGACCCTCCTATGGACTCCGAGTTCTCCTCATTGTTGAAAACCAAGTGTCCTTCTAACGTTAATGGCGATGGTGGATTTGATCCGACGGTGGTGATTGACGCATTTACGCCAAAGCGGTTGGACAATAAGTACTATAAGGGATTGATGAAGCAGCGTGGGTTGTTGAGTTCGGATCAAGCGTTGTTGAGCAGTGAATCAACTAGCGAAATGGTGGTAAGCAATGCTAAACACGGTTTGCATTGGTCAGTGAAGTTTGCAAAGGCTATGGTGCGTATGGGGTCTATTGATGTGCTTACAGGCGAGCAAGGCGAGATTAGGAGACACTGTAGCCTGGTTAACTAA
- the LOC112779286 gene encoding autophagy-related protein 8i, with product MGGSSSFKDEFTFVQRLEESRDIIAKYPDRVPVIVERYAKCDLPQLEKKKYLVPRDLSVGHFIHILSSRLRMPPGKALFVFVKNTLPQTATLVDSVYQSFRDEDGFLYMYYSTEKTFG from the exons ATGGGAGGAAGCtccagtttcaaggatgaatttacCTTCG TGCAAAGGCTTGAAGAATCGCGAGATATTATAGCCAAATACCCCGATCGAGTTCCC GTGATTGTGGAGAGATATGCGAAATGCGACCTGCCTCAGTTGGAGAAGAAAAA ATACCTTGTTCCCCGTGACCTGTCAGTCGGTCATTTCATTCATATTCTGAGTTCTAGGCTTCGTATGCCCCCTGGAAAAGCTCTCTTTGTGTTTGTCAAGAATACATTACCTCAAACTG CTACTCTTGTGGACTCTGTTTATCAATCATTCAGGGACGAGGATGGGTTTCTTTACATGTATTATAGCACCGAGAAAACCTTTGGTTAA